The following is a genomic window from Brassica oleracea var. oleracea cultivar TO1000 unplaced genomic scaffold, BOL UnpScaffold01688, whole genome shotgun sequence.
TCGACTCATAGTTCCCTCGCAAACAATTCTTCGACCACCTCGTTCTTTGAAATTTGTCGATCGATCTTTACCGCCCGCGGTTCGACcagtcttctcttttcttcgaatcatgtcaagttttatgtgatcaaaactcaacattCCTCCTGATACTTAAACTCCCAAATGCTCAGCTccagattcattttttttttttaatcccgaagggcgggttatcacagtatcgatcgacactatagagtttgcatcgatcgatgtcgaatcGCGAAACCTGCAAAGATCACTCAATTCCAAATCGCACTTTCAGGGCATTAACATCATAAAATCCACAATCCTAACACTAGATAATCGTTAGAAACGTCAAAACCATCCCAAATCTGCGCCTAATCAAAAGTTCTAGTTAATCTCAAAACTCAACTCTACAAATTCCTAACACTAGAGAATTTCGAAGTCAAACCTTGTAGATCGGGTGAGTGAATGAACTAAACAGATAGAGAATGAGAAATCGAGTGGATTAGGGCGAGAAACGGAGGAATTCCGTCAAGAatcgagagagaaaagagaggtttTGATTTCCTTAGGGTTTCGGGAATGAGAGGAGAAAGAGGCGGATGTCGAGTTAAACGAGGTTAACCCTCGATATGtccgcatcgatcgatggcaagacagctacatcgatcgatatttctccAAATAAACGACTCCTGATTTCTATTACtcctaatattttactaataataaaatataaatataaatatagatttaaataaaagtacaaattttttttttttgtttgaaaagaaaatgagttgcctcccattcagcgcttaaattttaaagtcttTAGCTCGACTTCCTGAATAAACTAGTTATCAGGGGGTTTTAGAATAATGGGCTGATTTGCTGGCGGTTTTGCCCAATAATGTTTCACTCGTTGGCCGTTCACTGTGAATTCATCCCATTTATCACTTTGTAGAGTTATGGCTCCGGAGGATTTTACGTCTGTTACTGTGAATGGTCCGGACCAACGAGATTTAAGCTTTCCAGGAAATAGCGTTAGCCGAGAATTATAAAGAAGGACTTGATCATCCGGTTCAAAATGTCGGGATAAGATCTTCTTATCGTGGTACGCTTTAGTCCTTTCtttatatagtttcaaattttcatagGCTAAATGTCTGATTTCATCAAGCTCGTTAAGCTGGATGAGTCTCCTTTCAGCAGCAGgctttatatcaaaattcagaAGTTTAGTGGCCCAAGCTGCTTTATGCTCCAGTTCGAATGGTAAATGACAGGATTTGCCATAAAGGAGGTGGAATGGTGTTGTTCCCAACGGTGTCTTATAGGCGGTCATGTAGGCCCAAAGTGCATTATCTAGTTTCCTAGACCAATCTTTTCTGGAAATTCCTACAGTTTTCTCTAGAATTTCTTTGATTTTCCGATTAGAGACTTCTACCTATCCACTAGTTTGTGGGTGGTAGGGCGTAGATACGCTATGCTGAACACCGTTCTTTTTAAGCAATCCATCAAAGACCTTATTGATGGAGTGGGTTCCACCGTCACTAATGACTATTCTAGGAACTCCAAACAGCGGAAAGATTATGCTcttgaaaagcttaataactacagatgcgtcgttggttggggaagctactgcttcAACCCATTTGGATACGTAGTCTACAACAACTAGTATATACTTGTTTCTGTATGAAGATgggaaaggacccatgaaatctatccCCCAGAAATCAAAGACTTCGACTTCCAGAATGAActtctgttccatttcatgtcttttgctgatttttcctCGTCTTTGGCATCTGTCACATTGTGTTATAAATGCATGGACATCGCGAAAAGTCgtcggccaccagaatcctgcttgaAGGATTTTCGAAACTGTTTTGTAAGTGGCAAAATGTCCTGCGTAGTCAGATCCATGACATTGGTATATAATGTCCGGAATTTCAGCTTCGGATACGCATCGTCTGTATATCCCATCAGAGCAATGCCTGTACAGGTATGGTTTCATCCCAATGATATCTTCTAACTTCTCTGAAGAATTTCTTCCTCATATACCCCTTGAGTTCTTCAGGCTCGACTTCGGCTGCCaaatagtttactatatcagcATACCAGGGTTGATCTTTCGAGTTCCTACCAATTGAGTGCACCTCTCATTGCGATTCTTCATTAGGTGTGAGATTTATCTTATCACCAGCAATGTTAACCTTTATGtcaatattcatttttatagacGAGGTGCCGTGATTGTGGTTACTAGGGGATCGAGGCGTTGCGATACTGTCGTTATAGACCGATGTATCACTActggaatcgatcgatatgttttctttcgcatcgatcgatgtctcatCGGATGAGAGAAATTTGACCTACGAAAGATGTGTCTATTTGTGCAACGTTATCTGTTGGGAAGAAGTCGTCTATCGGGACGTTATCCTCTATTCTGATCCGAGAAATATGGTCAGCGACTCCATTATCATACTCCCGTTTATCTTTAATTTCAATATCAAACTCTTGGAATAGTAAAATCCAGCGTATGAGTCGaggttttgcatctttcttttgcatcaaaTATTTAATGGCAGCGTTGTCAGTGTGAACTATCACATGTGTGCCAATTAGATATTGACGGACATGATCTCGAAAGGGAGATTCCAGTCGGGGGCTTGAATGACGGGGGCAGTTATAAgggatttttttaaatctttgaaAGTTTCATGCATTCTGGTGTAAAATTGAACTTTACTTCCTTGCACAAGAGGTTATTTAAAAGTCTAGCAATTTTGCTAAAGTCTTGTATAAACCTCCTATAAAAGCCGGCATGTCCGAGAAAACTTTGCacgtcttttacatttttgggtGCTGGTAGACCGGTCACCACCTCGATTTTACCTCTATCTACCTCTATACCAGCGGCGGAAACCTTCGGTCTTAATACGATGTcatcgttaaccataaaatgacatttttcccaatttaggACAAGGTTCTTTTCTTTGCATCTTTCCAATACCTGGCATAAATTATCGAGGCAACTCTTAAAATTTGATCCGTAGACTGAAAAGTCATCCATAAAGACTTCCATaaaattgacatcatgcaacgtTGGAAAGTGGCGGGGGCATTACAaagaccaaatggcattctgCGATACGCAAATGTTCC
Proteins encoded in this region:
- the LOC106321456 gene encoding uncharacterized protein LOC106321456 codes for the protein MTAYKTPLGTTPFHLLYGKSCHLPFELEHKAAWATKLLNFDIKPAAERRLIQLNELDEIRHLAYENLKLYKERTKAYHDKKILSRHFEPDDQVLLYNSRLTLFPGKLKSRWSGPFTVTDVKSSGAITLQSDKWDEFTVNGQRVKHYWAKPPANQPIILKPPDN